The Acidobacteriota bacterium genome segment CCAGCGTTGCGCATGCGGCCGGTACCAGTCCGCCCAACTCAGTCCTGTGCGCACCTGCCGCACGCCGAGCCGCCGCAACCACTCCACCGCCGCTTCCAGACGCGGATCTTCAAAGTGAAACCATTGGCACACTCCCATGCCCGGCGGGAACTCCTCCAGCGCCGGCTTGGGGGTCCCATCCGCCCGTACTAGTCCCATGTAGTAATGCCGGTAATACGCTGAGCCTTCACTCTCCCGGTGTCGGGTCGTTGCCTCCCAGGTGGGCGGTAGGTCCAAAAGGCTGTACCAGTGCAGCCGCTCCACCCTCCCCTGCAGCAGCTTCGCCGTCGTTCTCAGCCCAAAGACCTGCACCTCTTCCGCTCCGAACGACGAAGCCCCCGCTTCGCTCACCCACACCGGCCGCCCGCTCACCTGCTCCACCTCGGCAATCTTGCGCGGCCAGTCGTGAATCGGCCAGTGGTTCCAGTCCAGCGGAAATCCGTGCACCGACACCCGATCGACCGCCTCCAACACGCCCCGGCTGGCCAGCAGCTTCAAGAAAACCGGGTCGATGGGTGAAATGCCCCCCAGCGCCAGCGTCAGTTCCGGACGCACCCGCCGCACCGCGGCCACCGCCCCCAACACCATGGTTGCAAAGCATCGCCACTCCGGATCCAGCTTGAAATTCCAGTGGGAAAGGTTGTTCGGCTCATTCCAGAGCATTAATGCATCCAGCAAGTTTCACTCCGTGGCTGCAATGTGGTTGGATGGATGGGCTGGACTCTCGCTGGGGTTTGCTGGACCACTTCGCTCAGCGGTCGCTGTGCAGCGGTCGTATACTGGTTTGGGGCTCTATGGGCATGTCTAGTTCCGGCACTCTGCTCACCTCCGCTGCTTCCTCGGTCAGCACGGCAACCTTGCTCAACGACTTTAGTCTGCAGGTCGCCACCGTCAACGGCAGCGGCAGCCAATCGTCCAACCTGGTGCTTTTGCGCACCTTGTTCCAGATGGGCATCCCCATTTCGGGTAAGAACCTTTTCCCCTCCAACATCGCCGGCCTGCCCACTTGGTATACCATCCGTGCCAGCAAGCACGGCTACGTCGCCCGCAAGAAGGAAATTGACTTCCTGGTTGCCCTCAATGCGGAGACCGCCCGCGAAGATGTTCTCGCCCTGGAGCCCGGCGCCAGCGTCCTCTACGATGAGCCCCTGGCCCTCGCCAAACTCCGCGCCGATCTCACTTATTACTCACTCCCCTTCGATAAGCTTGTCACCCCTGTCTGTCCTCAGGCCAAGCTCCGCAAGCTCGTCCGCAACATGATTTACGTCGGCGCCGTTGCTCATCTGGTCGGTATGGAAATGCCGGAAGTCGAACGCGCCCTGCAGCGCCAGTTCGCCAAAAAGAAAAAGGCCGCCGACCTCAACTGGGGCGCCATCCAGGCCGGCTACGACTACGCCCGCGAGCATTATCCCCAGCCCGACCGCTGCCAGCTCCGGCGCATGCAGGCCACCCAAGGCAAAATCGTCATCGAAGGCAATGCCGCTGCCGCTTTAGGCTGCATGTTTGCCGGCGTTACCGTCCTCGCCTGGTACCCCATCACCCCCTCCAGCTCCCTGTGCGAGTTCCTGATCGACTATCTCAAAAAGTACCGCCGCACCGCCGACGGCAAAGCCACCTTTGCCGCCGTCCAGGCCGAAGATGAACTCTCCGCCTGCGGCATGGTCCTGGGCGCCAGTTGGATGGGCGCTCGTGCCATGACCTCAACCTCCGGCCCCGGCATTAGCCTGATGAGTGAGTTCGTCGGCCTCGGCTACTACGCTGAAATCCCCGCCGTCATCTTCGACGTGCAGCGCGTTGGCCCCTCCACCGGCCTGCCCACCCGCACCGCACAGGGCGACGTGGCCTTCGCCGCCTGGCTTAGTCACGGTGACACCCGCCACATCGTCCTCCTCCCCGGCACCGTCGAGGAATGCTACGAGCTCGGCCTCGCCGCCTTTGATCTGGCCGAACGCTTCCAGACCCCCGTCTTCGTCCTGTCCGATCTCGATCTCGCCATGAATCACTGGATGGCCGATCCCTTCCGCTATCCCGAAAAGCCTTGGGATCGCGGCAAAATTCTCAGCGCTGACGACCTGCAGCGCCTCCAGGGGGACTGGGGCCGCTATCGCGACGTCGACGGCGACGGCATCAGCTACCGCACCATTCCCGGCAACGAGCACGCCATGGCATCTTATTTTGCCCGTGGCAGCGGCCACAACGAGCGCGGTCTGTATAGCGAAAAGCCCGACGATTACACGCACAATGTCGACCGCCTCCGCCGCAAGTGGGAAGGCGCCCGCGAAATCGTCCCCCAGCCCGTCCTCGAGCACGAAGGCAAAGGTGAAATCGGTATCATCGCCTACGGCAGCTCCCACCCCGCGGTCATGGAATCCCTCGACCAGTTACGCGCCGAGTACGGCATCGAGCCTTCCTACCTCCGTCTGCGCGCTTATCCTTTTGCCGGCGCCATCGCCGGCTTTGTCCGCCGCCACGCCCGCGTCTACGTCATCGATCAGAACCGTGACGGCCAGATGCATGATCTGCTCCTGACCGACCTTGGCGCCGAGCTCGGCGCCCGTCTCCATTCCATCCGCCATTACAACGGCCTCCCCGTCGACGCTCGCAGCCTGACCGATGCCCTCCGCTCCCAGGAGCACCAGACAAACTGAAATACTGAAATACAGATGTACTGAAACACTGCAATGGCCACCACCACCACCCCGCCCGCCGCTCCCAAGCTCAACCGCCTCGGTCTCCCGCAAGCTGACTATCGCGGCTCCAAAACTACCCTCTGCGCCGGTTGTGGCCATAACGCTATCAGCGAACGCATCGTCGATGCCTGTTTTGAGATGGGCGTCGATCCGGTTCACTTCCTCAAGCTCAGCGGCATCGGTTGCTCCAGCAAAACCCCGGCCTATTTCGTCGGCCGCTCCTTCGGCTTCAACTCCGTTCACGGCCGCATGCCCAGCGTCGCCACTGGCGCCGTCCTGGCCAACCGCAGCATGCATGCCCTCGGGGTCAGTGGCGACGGCGACACGGCCTCCATCGGCCTGGGCCAATTCATTCACCTCATGCGCCGCAATCTCCGTCTCGTCTACATCATCGAAGACAACGGCGTCTACGGCCTCACCAAGGGACAGTTCTCCGCTACCGCGGATATCGGCTCGGTGCAAAAAAGCGGCGTCGTCAACGAAATGCCCCCGCTCGATACCTGCAGCCTAGCCATCCTCAGCGGCGCCACCTTCGTTGCCCGCTCTTTTTCCGGCGACAAGAAGCAGTTGCTGACCATCCTCAAAGCCGCCCTCGCCCACAATGGCACCGTCATGATCGACGTGATCTCTCCCTGCGTGACCTTTAACGATCACGAGGGCTCCACCAAGAGCTACAAGTACGTCCTCGACCACGAGGAGGCGCTGCAGGAAGTCAGCTTCGTTCCCTACTATGAGGACATCGCCATCGACTACGATCCCGGCACCACCGCTGACGTAGAAATGCACGATGGCTCCCACCTCCGCCTGCGCAAGCTCGCCCACGACTTTGACCCCAGCAATGCCCAGCAGGCTCTGAAGGTCTTGGGCGAAGCTCACACCAGCGGGGAAGTGCTCACCGGCGTTTTCTACATCGACACCAAAAAGCCCAACTTCGTCCAGCAACTCGATCTCGTCGACGAACCCCTCGCCTTCCTGCCCCTCGATCAGGTCCGCCCGCCCCGCTCCGTCCTCGACGAAGTCATGGCGAGCTTGGCATAACGCAGTACGCCTCTGGTAGTAAGAACTTGCTCCCCTCTAATGTGGGGGCATGGTCAAGGTGTGCGTCTGGATCTCCCTCGGGTGTGTGGCGCTTCTCTCACTAGCCCTGTCTGCCCAAACCTCTGATACCGCGACCGTCCGCGGCCACGTCCTCGATCCCACCCACGCCGCCATCGCCGGCGCCAAAATCACCGCCGTCAACGCCCAAACCGGCGCTTTGCGGACCACCGTCAGCCAAGCCG includes the following:
- a CDS encoding beta-xylosidase; the protein is MLWNEPNNLSHWNFKLDPEWRCFATMVLGAVAAVRRVRPELTLALGGISPIDPVFLKLLASRGVLEAVDRVSVHGFPLDWNHWPIHDWPRKIAEVEQVSGRPVWVSEAGASSFGAEEVQVFGLRTTAKLLQGRVERLHWYSLLDLPPTWEATTRHRESEGSAYYRHYYMGLVRADGTPKPALEEFPPGMGVCQWFHFEDPRLEAAVEWLRRLGVRQVRTGLSWADWYRPHAQRWFDRQMEALAEFEVTLTLCYTPSHLGIEPHYASPPQPAAVAEFGRFAAWAAQRYGSAHMAQEAA
- a CDS encoding 2-oxoacid:acceptor oxidoreductase subunit alpha, whose amino-acid sequence is MSSSGTLLTSAASSVSTATLLNDFSLQVATVNGSGSQSSNLVLLRTLFQMGIPISGKNLFPSNIAGLPTWYTIRASKHGYVARKKEIDFLVALNAETAREDVLALEPGASVLYDEPLALAKLRADLTYYSLPFDKLVTPVCPQAKLRKLVRNMIYVGAVAHLVGMEMPEVERALQRQFAKKKKAADLNWGAIQAGYDYAREHYPQPDRCQLRRMQATQGKIVIEGNAAAALGCMFAGVTVLAWYPITPSSSLCEFLIDYLKKYRRTADGKATFAAVQAEDELSACGMVLGASWMGARAMTSTSGPGISLMSEFVGLGYYAEIPAVIFDVQRVGPSTGLPTRTAQGDVAFAAWLSHGDTRHIVLLPGTVEECYELGLAAFDLAERFQTPVFVLSDLDLAMNHWMADPFRYPEKPWDRGKILSADDLQRLQGDWGRYRDVDGDGISYRTIPGNEHAMASYFARGSGHNERGLYSEKPDDYTHNVDRLRRKWEGAREIVPQPVLEHEGKGEIGIIAYGSSHPAVMESLDQLRAEYGIEPSYLRLRAYPFAGAIAGFVRRHARVYVIDQNRDGQMHDLLLTDLGAELGARLHSIRHYNGLPVDARSLTDALRSQEHQTN
- a CDS encoding 2-oxoacid:ferredoxin oxidoreductase subunit beta, which encodes MATTTTPPAAPKLNRLGLPQADYRGSKTTLCAGCGHNAISERIVDACFEMGVDPVHFLKLSGIGCSSKTPAYFVGRSFGFNSVHGRMPSVATGAVLANRSMHALGVSGDGDTASIGLGQFIHLMRRNLRLVYIIEDNGVYGLTKGQFSATADIGSVQKSGVVNEMPPLDTCSLAILSGATFVARSFSGDKKQLLTILKAALAHNGTVMIDVISPCVTFNDHEGSTKSYKYVLDHEEALQEVSFVPYYEDIAIDYDPGTTADVEMHDGSHLRLRKLAHDFDPSNAQQALKVLGEAHTSGEVLTGVFYIDTKKPNFVQQLDLVDEPLAFLPLDQVRPPRSVLDEVMASLA